DNA from Acidimicrobiales bacterium:
CTCCCGCTGGGTCGGGCCTCCCCGACTTCCTGATCATTGGAGCGCCGAAGGCAGGGTCCACGGCCCTGCACGCCGCTCTGGCCCAACATCCGGACCTGTACCTGTCGCCCGTGAAGGAACCGAAGTTCTTCATGTGCGATGGGCCGCCCCAGGCTCAGCGAGGGCCGGGTGATGCGCACAGCGTGCGAGAGTGGATCTGGGCCCGCGACCGCTATGAGAGCTTGTTCGCCTCGGCCCCCGCAGGCGCCGCGAAAGGCGAGAGCACGCCGTTCTACCTCTGGGACCGGGAGGCGCATCGGCGCATGAGGGCACTGGTCCCCGAGGTCAAGCTCATCGCCGTCTTGCGGGATCCTGTGGACCGCGCCTACAGCAACTGGACGCACCTGTGGTGCGACGGCCTCGAGCCCGAGGCGAGCTTCGTAGACGCCTGCCTGGCCGAGCCGGAGCGGATCGCAAAGGGTTGGGCGCCCTTCTGGCGCTACCTCGAGCTGGGCCGATACGGCGAGCAGCTGGAAGATCTCTACCGGTGGTTCCCGCCGGCGCAGGTGCATCTTCTGCGCTACCGGGACCTCGTCGACGAGCACGACCGGACGCTCGACCGCATCTGTGAGTTCCTCGGGGTGCGCACCGGGCTCATCTCCGAGGCGCCCTCGCAGAACGTCTCGACCTGGGTCGAGCCGACGCGGGTCAACTCGGTGCTCCAGTCGGTCGTGCGCGCCGGTGCCGAGATCGGACGATGCTTCCCTCCGCGGGTGTGGCGCCGGGCCAGTGCACCAGTGCTCGCTACCCTCCACCGCCGACGCGGCGACCGTCCGGACCTTCCTCCCGAGGACCGTCAGCGCTTGGGGGCCCTGTTCACCGAAGACGTCCGGCGTCTCGAGCGCCTGACGGGCGAAAGCTACGAGGACTGGCTCGCCAGCCCCGGCCGGGGCACGTACTCGGTACGTAAGTCGTGGGGGCCGTCGGGTCGGGCGATCTCGTAGTAGACGCGCCGTCCGCCGCGCGGGAGGGGGACGATGCTCAGGTAACGCAGGGCGCCCACTCCCCCCTGCGGGGTTGCCCAGGGCTCGTTGCCGACGGGCTCGAAGCGCGACGGGCTCGTGCCGAAGGCGATCCCAGTCTGCTCAGCCCAGTTGTCGTCCGCTGTCGGGCGCCCGTCGTAGTACGCCGCATAGCCGCCGTCGACCGGCACGACCGCGGTGATCCGCGCCCCCCGCTGGTCCCATCGGCCTGGTCGTCCGCGCATGGCGACCCCCTCGAGCGACCAGGCGATCCCATCCGTGCTCGTCCCGTACCACGTGTCCATGCGGTCGCCGTCAGCCGGCACCTCCGTGCAGTGGCGACAGACCCACATGTGCCAGACACCGTCCCGACAGGTGATCACCGGGTCCTTCCACGCCGTGGCGTCGTCCCCCGCCAGGACAGTGGTTCGGCGTCCGTGCGGGAGTCCCGCCGGGTCGTCCGCTTCGAGGACTTCTACCCGCCAATGGAGTGAGCCAGGGGTGGAGCAACTCACATACAGGCGCCATGTGCCGTCGTGCGTCGGCACGAGGGCGGGCCGCTCCAGCGAGGCGCAGGACATCTGCTCACTGGTGATGACGGCGACGGTCTCGAAGCGTTCGCCATCGGCCGAACGGGCCACGACATTGGCGTACCCCCGCCCGGCGCCGACCGGACGGCGCAGCCGGTAGGCGAGCCAGAAGGTCCCGTCGACCCACGCCGCGCTCGGCCCGCCCGCCCAGTAGCCAGGGCCGTCGCCCGGCGCCTCGGCCACGATCGAGCCTGCCTGCGCACCGGGGCGGGGCAGCAGCCCGGCGAGGGGGCCCTGCGATCCGATCACAGCCATGACGAAGGCCGAAGCCGTGCCCCCGTTGCAGCCAGTGCGGCGCCCCGGGAGTCAGGGTGCGACGAGCCGATCGGCGCGGTCGTCACTTCGTCGACTGCCGTGGCATCGCCTGCAGATGGCCGTCCCAGAAACCGACTAATTCCATCATAATAGTAAAGATTACAGGACGGCCACCCGGGAGCGTGCGGATCTCTCGTCGTCAGCATTTCGTCAGATACCGGTCAGCATTTCGTCAGGACTTGGGCCCATAGTGACGTCGTCGCACAAATCCACCAGCT
Protein-coding regions in this window:
- a CDS encoding sulfotransferase → MWAPAGSGLPDFLIIGAPKAGSTALHAALAQHPDLYLSPVKEPKFFMCDGPPQAQRGPGDAHSVREWIWARDRYESLFASAPAGAAKGESTPFYLWDREAHRRMRALVPEVKLIAVLRDPVDRAYSNWTHLWCDGLEPEASFVDACLAEPERIAKGWAPFWRYLELGRYGEQLEDLYRWFPPAQVHLLRYRDLVDEHDRTLDRICEFLGVRTGLISEAPSQNVSTWVEPTRVNSVLQSVVRAGAEIGRCFPPRVWRRASAPVLATLHRRRGDRPDLPPEDRQRLGALFTEDVRRLERLTGESYEDWLASPGRGTYSVRKSWGPSGRAIS